One window of the Devosia sp. 2618 genome contains the following:
- a CDS encoding iron chelate uptake ABC transporter family permease subunit: MSIIEQPKGIDFGRPIQAVRNFGGALSYRLDVKTVTVCAILLGVALVVALITLASGEYQVPLPDVIWALLGQAEGRVHMVVVEWRLPRTALALILGAALGIGGAIFQSLTRNPLGSPDIIGFDAGAYTGALVVIILMQGGYYFIAGGALLGGLATALIVYVLAYSRGVQGFRLIIVGIGVSAMLNSLNTWMLLRAKLEVAMAAAIWGAGSLNGLGLDRLGPSVLILGILIPLALLMSRPMAQLELGDDAARALGVSAERTRLALLVLGVALTATVTATAGPIGFVALAAPQLARRLTGSPGVAMLPAAAMGALLLAAADYLAQRAFAPTQLPVGIVTVSLGGVYFVWLLLRETRR; this comes from the coding sequence ATGAGCATTATCGAGCAACCCAAGGGCATCGACTTTGGCCGCCCGATCCAGGCGGTGCGCAATTTCGGTGGTGCGCTGTCCTATCGGCTCGACGTCAAGACCGTCACCGTCTGCGCCATATTGCTGGGCGTCGCTTTAGTGGTCGCGCTGATCACGCTGGCGAGTGGCGAGTATCAGGTGCCACTACCGGACGTGATCTGGGCATTGCTGGGACAGGCCGAAGGTCGCGTCCATATGGTGGTCGTCGAATGGCGCCTGCCGCGTACCGCGCTGGCGCTCATTTTGGGCGCAGCACTGGGCATTGGCGGCGCCATTTTCCAGTCGCTGACCCGCAACCCGCTGGGTAGCCCCGACATCATCGGCTTTGACGCCGGCGCTTATACTGGCGCACTGGTCGTCATCATCTTGATGCAGGGCGGCTATTACTTCATCGCAGGCGGCGCGCTGCTCGGCGGGCTGGCGACGGCGCTGATCGTCTATGTGCTGGCCTATAGCCGAGGCGTGCAGGGCTTCCGCCTGATCATCGTCGGCATTGGCGTTTCGGCCATGCTCAACTCGCTCAACACCTGGATGCTGCTGCGCGCCAAGCTCGAAGTGGCGATGGCCGCTGCGATCTGGGGTGCGGGTTCGCTCAACGGCCTCGGCCTTGATCGCCTCGGCCCGTCGGTGCTGATCCTTGGTATCCTGATCCCGCTTGCGCTGTTGATGAGCCGCCCGATGGCGCAGCTTGAACTGGGCGACGACGCGGCCCGAGCCCTCGGGGTCAGCGCCGAGCGGACGCGTCTGGCCTTGCTGGTGCTCGGCGTTGCCCTGACGGCGACAGTGACGGCAACGGCCGGCCCAATCGGTTTTGTGGCACTGGCCGCACCACAGCTGGCCCGTCGCCTGACCGGCAGCCCCGGTGTCGCCATGCTGCCCGCTGCGGCCATGGGCGCGCTTCTGCTGGCGGCCGCTGACTATCTGGCGCAACGCGCTTTCGCACCCACCCAGCTTCCCGTTGGCATTGTCACGGTCAGCCTGGGCGGCGTTTACTTCGTGTGGCTGCTGCTGCGCGAAACAAGACGATAG
- a CDS encoding ABC transporter substrate-binding protein, translating into MLPRHFLLAVAFTALVAPAFAQETFTYTYGDYTAELPVDPQRVFVMDSRTALDFAVSAGFPIVATDWDDDEEMHLDKFIPENVDRLIFRGEPNAELVLTYDPDLLVVGAGWWNYWKDNNSFNANGLPVLVIKDGTGPDWKEQLTSQLAAYNRPEKGAALIAEYDAAVAAARPEIARVLHGRKVAVTDIWGDQFALQTETFSAAVARDLGIDLATGPVEAEDGYQVYSAENLGAYHDAALIMSLWSKDMADNAMWQRLPAIARGAQYEMDTVNSWGFALTAIDLVQDFTEAMAVLEKADAQ; encoded by the coding sequence ATGCTGCCCCGCCATTTCCTTCTGGCTGTCGCCTTTACAGCGCTTGTCGCTCCCGCCTTCGCGCAGGAGACGTTCACCTATACCTACGGCGACTACACCGCTGAGTTGCCGGTCGATCCGCAGCGCGTCTTTGTCATGGACTCGCGCACTGCGCTCGACTTTGCCGTCAGCGCCGGTTTCCCGATTGTCGCCACCGATTGGGACGATGACGAGGAAATGCACCTCGACAAGTTCATTCCCGAAAACGTCGACCGCCTGATCTTCCGCGGTGAACCCAATGCCGAACTGGTGCTGACCTATGACCCGGATCTGTTGGTCGTGGGCGCCGGTTGGTGGAATTATTGGAAAGACAATAACAGCTTCAACGCCAATGGCCTGCCGGTACTCGTGATCAAGGACGGCACCGGCCCGGACTGGAAAGAGCAGCTGACTAGCCAACTGGCGGCCTATAACCGCCCGGAAAAGGGCGCGGCGCTGATCGCTGAATATGATGCGGCCGTTGCGGCGGCCAGGCCCGAGATCGCGCGCGTGTTGCATGGTCGCAAGGTCGCGGTCACCGACATCTGGGGCGACCAGTTTGCCCTCCAGACCGAGACCTTTTCCGCTGCCGTTGCCCGCGACCTGGGGATTGACCTGGCAACGGGTCCAGTAGAAGCTGAAGATGGCTATCAGGTTTATAGCGCAGAGAACCTCGGCGCCTATCACGACGCCGCACTGATCATGTCGCTCTGGTCCAAGGATATGGCCGATAACGCGATGTGGCAGCGCCTGCCGGCCATCGCGCGCGGCGCCCAATATGAGATGGACACGGTCAATAGTTGGGGCTTCGCGCTGACGGCCATCGACCTGGTCCAGGATTTTACTGAAGCCATGGCTGTACTCGAGAAGGCCGACGCCCAATGA
- a CDS encoding iron chelate uptake ABC transporter family permease subunit: protein MSTTAVTSQDLARQEQKRPGLAQTNAMRFGWLMLAVLVLVAVLLASIAIGSKDIPVSTVLDALFAYNDSDDHAIIQALRVPRTLMGLVVGAALGMSGALIQALTRNPLADPGILGVNAGAAFFVVLAVGLFGLTSVQSYIWFAFLGAILTTVVVYAIGSAGRAGATPVRLTLAGVAIGAVLSGISSGITLLNPTIFDRMRQWGAGSLVAPGYETLWAVLPFIVIGLIISLFVARPLNAVALGDDLASALGANITRTRALVIVSTTLLAGAATAAAGPIGFVGLMVPHVARWIVGPDQRWIFLFTVVLSPVLLLTSDIVGRLVMRPGELQVGIVTAFVGAPVLILLARRRRVSGL, encoded by the coding sequence GTGAGCACGACAGCCGTCACCAGTCAGGATCTGGCGCGCCAGGAGCAGAAACGCCCCGGGCTCGCCCAGACCAACGCCATGCGGTTCGGCTGGCTTATGCTGGCCGTTCTCGTGCTCGTTGCGGTGCTGCTCGCCAGCATCGCCATCGGCTCCAAGGACATTCCGGTGTCCACCGTTCTCGACGCGCTGTTTGCCTACAATGACAGCGACGACCACGCCATCATTCAGGCGCTGCGCGTTCCGCGTACGCTGATGGGGCTGGTGGTCGGCGCAGCGCTTGGCATGTCCGGTGCGCTGATCCAGGCGCTGACCCGCAATCCGCTGGCTGATCCCGGTATTCTCGGCGTCAATGCCGGTGCGGCGTTCTTCGTGGTGCTGGCAGTTGGCCTGTTCGGCCTGACATCGGTGCAAAGCTATATCTGGTTCGCGTTCCTCGGCGCGATCCTCACCACCGTCGTCGTCTATGCCATCGGCTCGGCTGGTCGGGCAGGGGCGACGCCAGTGCGTCTGACGCTGGCCGGTGTTGCCATCGGCGCTGTTCTAAGCGGCATTTCATCAGGCATTACCCTGCTCAACCCGACCATTTTCGATCGCATGCGCCAGTGGGGCGCTGGTTCGCTGGTGGCTCCTGGCTACGAGACGCTCTGGGCTGTGCTGCCGTTCATCGTGATCGGCCTGATCATCTCGCTGTTTGTGGCGCGGCCACTGAACGCGGTGGCATTAGGTGACGACCTCGCATCGGCGCTGGGTGCCAACATCACGCGCACGCGGGCACTGGTCATCGTCTCCACCACGCTATTGGCGGGTGCGGCCACGGCTGCTGCCGGTCCTATTGGCTTTGTTGGGCTGATGGTGCCCCACGTCGCGCGTTGGATCGTTGGTCCGGACCAGCGCTGGATATTCCTCTTTACGGTTGTGCTGTCGCCAGTGCTGTTGCTCACCTCCGATATTGTCGGCCGCCTCGTCATGCGGCCGGGCGAATTGCAGGTCGGTATCGTCACCGCCTTCGTCGGCGCACCGGTTCTGATCTTGTTGGCGCGCCGCCGCCGGGTGAGTGGGCTATGA
- a CDS encoding glycosyltransferase gives MSDAVELVKAILAEDQQSDAVALAVLDAALEREVDVLLYCAVTLGLGEAIVMERAAVWAGYGYFDRVPRHVKGVTVPARLEALAEVRLFRVTMLDREVAFAAPDFLGVIRLRQALIAKPSLRQTICLVPETALRDFLTEAAAPALIDAARQGLARRWPYACAQLELTILARWGFVAGMGLLVALVLIAPYLMQLWLLPLVMCILVLPALIRIAALLTPPRKIPEMHRPADEDLPIYSVMIPLHNEALMVPQLFAAMRALDYPAERLDIKFVVEAQSTWTVNAVRAQLGDPRFTLVAVPDAAPRTKPKALDFALPLCRGEHVVVYDAEDIPDPDQLWKAVVRFRDNPDIVCLQAHLVIDNGRRNWLAALFTGEYAGLFTVLLPALARWRLPMPLGGTSNHFRTNVLRELGGWDAYNVTEDADLGVRLARQRLRVDVLASRTRETAPAMLAPWMGQRTRWMKGWMQTFIVHNRNPGLLCKQMGLRSFLAFQILVIGMITAPVLHCAFAVMVVVHLILGALGVGDWPWGVFYIWVLIIGYGSAFATSWLGLARLGKTHLLGQQLLLPLYWLLMGFATFRAGHELLVRPFHWFKTPHRPAATEVARRRRKARRRIFGGLRIS, from the coding sequence ATGTCGGACGCAGTAGAACTCGTCAAAGCAATCCTCGCGGAAGATCAACAAAGCGACGCCGTGGCGCTTGCTGTGCTGGACGCTGCGCTTGAGCGCGAAGTGGACGTTCTTCTCTATTGCGCCGTGACGCTCGGACTGGGCGAGGCCATAGTCATGGAACGGGCTGCTGTCTGGGCTGGCTACGGTTATTTCGACCGCGTTCCGCGCCATGTGAAGGGCGTCACCGTGCCCGCGCGACTAGAGGCACTCGCCGAGGTTCGGTTGTTCCGCGTCACGATGCTCGATAGAGAAGTGGCCTTCGCGGCACCGGACTTTTTGGGTGTCATCCGGCTGCGACAGGCGTTGATCGCCAAGCCGAGTCTGCGCCAGACCATTTGCCTCGTCCCTGAAACGGCCTTGCGGGATTTCCTGACTGAAGCTGCGGCGCCTGCACTGATCGATGCCGCCCGGCAGGGACTGGCGCGACGCTGGCCCTATGCCTGCGCGCAACTTGAGCTGACGATACTGGCGCGATGGGGTTTCGTTGCCGGGATGGGGCTGCTGGTCGCGCTGGTGCTGATTGCGCCCTACCTCATGCAGCTGTGGCTGCTGCCGCTGGTGATGTGCATACTCGTTCTACCCGCGCTGATCCGCATTGCGGCGCTGCTGACGCCGCCGCGCAAAATCCCCGAGATGCATCGTCCTGCCGATGAGGACTTACCGATCTATTCGGTAATGATTCCTCTGCACAACGAAGCCCTGATGGTGCCACAACTGTTCGCGGCCATGCGCGCGCTGGACTATCCGGCGGAGCGTCTCGACATCAAGTTTGTCGTCGAGGCTCAGTCGACCTGGACGGTGAACGCCGTGCGGGCGCAATTGGGCGACCCGCGGTTTACGCTCGTGGCTGTGCCGGATGCCGCGCCGCGTACCAAACCCAAGGCGCTCGATTTTGCCCTGCCGCTCTGCCGGGGCGAGCACGTCGTTGTCTATGACGCCGAGGATATTCCCGACCCCGACCAGCTGTGGAAGGCGGTCGTCCGCTTTCGCGACAACCCAGACATCGTTTGCCTGCAGGCCCATCTCGTCATCGACAACGGTCGCCGCAACTGGCTGGCTGCGCTGTTCACGGGCGAATATGCAGGCCTGTTCACGGTACTGCTTCCCGCTCTGGCGCGTTGGCGCCTGCCCATGCCGCTTGGCGGGACCTCCAACCATTTCCGCACCAATGTGCTGCGCGAACTGGGTGGTTGGGACGCTTACAATGTCACCGAAGATGCTGACCTCGGCGTCCGGCTTGCGCGTCAGAGGCTGCGCGTCGATGTGTTGGCATCGCGGACCCGCGAAACTGCGCCCGCCATGCTTGCGCCATGGATGGGTCAGCGCACCCGCTGGATGAAAGGTTGGATGCAGACGTTCATCGTCCACAACCGCAATCCGGGCCTTCTGTGCAAGCAGATGGGGCTGCGCTCATTTCTCGCCTTCCAGATCCTCGTCATCGGCATGATCACTGCGCCAGTGCTGCATTGTGCCTTCGCTGTAATGGTCGTGGTTCATTTAATCTTGGGCGCGCTTGGCGTCGGAGATTGGCCGTGGGGCGTCTTCTATATCTGGGTCTTGATCATTGGCTACGGCAGCGCCTTTGCCACCAGCTGGCTTGGCCTCGCTCGCCTGGGCAAGACACACCTGCTGGGCCAGCAACTGTTATTGCCGCTGTATTGGCTGCTGATGGGCTTTGCGACATTCCGGGCCGGGCATGAACTGCTTGTGCGCCCATTTCATTGGTTCAAGACACCGCACAGGCCGGCGGCGACCGAGGTGGCGAGGCGCAGGCGCAAGGCCCGCCGCCGCATATTTGGTGGCCTACGCATTTCCTAA
- a CDS encoding Hsp33 family molecular chaperone, which translates to MTENMMSALGLDRPESGDDVVVPFTLDKLDTRGRSVRLGEALDTILARHKYPAPVARLLGEAVVLASLIGSSLKFEGRFIMQTQTDGPVNLLVVDFDAPDGLRGYARFDHDALLKAAEEGRTKPGELLGKGHLAMTIDQGPHTERYQGIVALEGHSLEEVAHAYFMQSEQIPTQVRLAVAEFTKKGDHRPHWRAGGVLIQHLPEHGMSHVADLPGDGNFEDIEEADGWTEAKTLLATLDDLELADPDLSSERLLFRLYHETGVRVFTPLPMVERCTCSADNIENMLATSFTAEDREEMAVDGEIEVVCEFCSTAYHFNPHQFDAKH; encoded by the coding sequence ATGACCGAGAACATGATGAGTGCCCTCGGGCTCGACCGGCCGGAAAGCGGCGACGATGTGGTCGTGCCGTTCACGCTGGACAAGCTCGATACCCGCGGCCGCAGCGTGCGGCTGGGCGAAGCGCTTGATACCATTCTGGCCCGCCACAAATATCCCGCACCCGTCGCGCGCCTGCTCGGCGAAGCGGTGGTGCTGGCATCTTTGATCGGCTCGTCCCTCAAATTCGAGGGTCGTTTCATCATGCAGACCCAGACCGATGGCCCGGTGAACCTGTTGGTCGTCGACTTCGACGCACCGGACGGGTTGCGCGGCTATGCCCGCTTTGATCATGACGCCTTGCTCAAGGCTGCCGAGGAAGGCCGCACCAAGCCGGGCGAATTGCTCGGCAAGGGGCATCTCGCCATGACCATCGATCAGGGCCCTCATACCGAGAGGTATCAGGGTATTGTCGCGCTTGAAGGCCATTCCCTTGAGGAAGTGGCGCATGCCTATTTCATGCAGTCCGAGCAAATCCCGACCCAGGTTCGCCTGGCCGTCGCTGAGTTCACCAAGAAGGGCGATCATCGCCCCCATTGGCGCGCTGGCGGCGTGCTGATCCAGCACCTGCCCGAGCATGGCATGTCCCATGTTGCCGACCTGCCGGGTGATGGGAATTTCGAGGATATCGAGGAAGCCGACGGCTGGACCGAAGCCAAGACTTTGCTGGCAACGCTGGATGATCTTGAGCTCGCCGACCCCGATCTGAGCTCGGAACGCCTGCTGTTCCGGCTTTATCACGAGACCGGCGTGCGCGTGTTCACCCCACTGCCGATGGTGGAGCGCTGCACCTGTTCTGCCGACAATATCGAGAACATGCTGGCCACCAGCTTCACCGCCGAAGACCGCGAGGAAATGGCGGTTGATGGCGAAATCGAAGTGGTCTGCGAGTTCTGTTCAACCGCCTATCACTTCAATCCGCACCAGTTCGACGCCAAGCACTGA
- a CDS encoding ABC transporter substrate-binding protein, with protein MSIISRRQFILGAAGLGATLLAGPTLAQSSVRTITTSVGTYDIPADPKRVVVIDTRLDLEPAVALGLPIVGYSYYQDIEPWVPYEGADKYIGTPPSREAVLALDPDLIVCTDIPESELWPIDKLSDIAPVLPVDFNMHWRDNLTRMGDWLGRRDRADAFIAAYEAEVEAFKIKHAAVLNRKVAAIWSSPDAGEINILMGVNTPQVTAIGQVLDDLGGITVSPEGLGEYGNVSYERMDEILADVEGIVIDHFEQSELDALETSPVWSRLPAVKAGRALPTSGAYYGGGYTARHLIGEWDKLYSLLSA; from the coding sequence ATGAGCATCATCAGTCGCCGACAATTTATCCTTGGCGCGGCGGGTCTGGGTGCAACGCTGCTGGCCGGTCCCACACTGGCTCAGTCCTCGGTCCGCACGATCACCACCTCGGTTGGCACCTATGACATTCCAGCCGACCCCAAGCGCGTCGTCGTGATCGATACACGGCTCGACCTGGAGCCTGCGGTGGCGCTCGGACTGCCCATCGTCGGCTACAGCTATTATCAGGATATCGAGCCCTGGGTGCCCTATGAGGGCGCCGACAAATATATCGGCACGCCGCCATCGCGCGAGGCTGTGCTAGCGCTCGACCCGGACCTGATCGTTTGCACCGACATCCCGGAAAGCGAACTCTGGCCCATCGACAAGCTGTCCGACATCGCCCCGGTTCTGCCGGTGGATTTCAATATGCATTGGCGCGATAACCTGACCCGTATGGGCGACTGGCTCGGCCGTCGCGACCGGGCGGACGCGTTCATCGCCGCCTATGAGGCCGAGGTCGAAGCCTTCAAGATCAAGCACGCGGCCGTGCTCAATCGTAAGGTGGCGGCAATCTGGTCCAGCCCCGACGCGGGCGAGATCAACATCCTGATGGGCGTGAACACGCCGCAGGTGACCGCAATCGGTCAGGTGCTCGATGATCTGGGCGGCATCACCGTCTCGCCCGAAGGCTTGGGCGAATATGGCAATGTCAGCTACGAGCGCATGGACGAAATTCTCGCCGATGTTGAAGGCATCGTCATCGATCACTTCGAGCAGAGCGAACTCGACGCGCTCGAAACCTCGCCGGTCTGGAGCCGTCTGCCCGCCGTCAAGGCTGGCCGCGCCCTGCCGACCAGCGGCGCCTATTACGGCGGTGGCTACACCGCCCGCCACCTCATCGGCGAATGGGACAAGCTCTATTCGCTGTTGAGCGCCTGA
- a CDS encoding ABC transporter ATP-binding protein, whose protein sequence is MNRHDPALAAADPRLFAEGITIGYDKRVISTDLSVKIPDRSFTVVVGANACGKSTLLRALSRLIKPAEGRVVLDGQTISSYPAKEVARRLGLLPQSSIAPEGITVADLIARGRYPHQKLLRQWSTEDEVAVIAAMEATKVTALSHRLMDELSGGQRQRVWVAMVLAQETPLLLLDEPTTFLDITHQIELLELLGELNRRDGQTIVAVLHDLNHACRYATHIIAMRDGAVIAEGAPRDIVTAELVEEVFGLPCIIIDDPIAHTPLVIPRGSAPAA, encoded by the coding sequence ATGAACCGACACGATCCCGCACTCGCCGCAGCCGATCCGCGCCTGTTCGCCGAAGGCATTACCATCGGCTACGACAAGCGTGTCATTTCCACCGACCTGTCGGTGAAAATTCCGGACCGTTCCTTCACCGTCGTGGTTGGGGCAAATGCCTGCGGTAAGTCCACCTTGCTGCGCGCGCTGTCTCGTCTGATCAAGCCAGCCGAGGGCAGGGTGGTGCTGGACGGGCAGACCATCTCGTCCTACCCGGCCAAAGAAGTCGCGCGCCGTCTGGGTCTCTTGCCCCAGAGCTCGATTGCGCCAGAAGGCATTACCGTTGCCGATCTGATCGCCCGTGGCCGCTATCCGCACCAAAAGCTCTTGCGCCAGTGGTCGACCGAGGATGAAGTGGCTGTCATTGCCGCCATGGAAGCCACCAAGGTGACAGCGCTGTCGCATCGTCTGATGGACGAACTGTCCGGCGGCCAGCGCCAGCGCGTCTGGGTCGCCATGGTGCTGGCGCAGGAAACCCCGCTCCTGTTGCTCGACGAACCGACCACCTTCCTCGACATCACCCACCAGATCGAACTTCTTGAACTGCTGGGCGAACTCAACCGTCGCGATGGCCAGACCATCGTCGCCGTGCTCCACGATCTCAACCACGCCTGCCGCTACGCCACCCACATCATCGCCATGCGCGATGGCGCGGTGATTGCCGAAGGGGCCCCGCGCGACATCGTCACGGCCGAACTGGTCGAAGAAGTCTTCGGCCTGCCCTGCATCATCATCGACGATCCTATTGCCCACACACCGCTGGTTATTCCGCGCGGTTCTGCGCCTGCCGCATAA
- a CDS encoding siderophore-interacting protein yields MTPKFHEATVLSRTQLTPGMVRVTLGGDGLAKFQPTGVGDEYLRLFFPNPETGKLHLPVITEEGRWTYPDGQDAVRCSTYTVRRHSSETGELDIDFVVHEGGLASEWAQKAAPGDSITINNPRGLYTPPEDTVWQLLIADATGLPALARLLEQTPKHIQSRVFIEVADVDHEQPLFAHPGATVTWLHKSGNGVAPSRMEEVVRAVPLPSTPGYVWVAGEQKVVRTIRKFVRQDLKLPPERYELVGYWTANGEEWEAKWEALDPAVKSEIDAAWDSDRDPEEVRDEYEATLEKFGL; encoded by the coding sequence ATGACTCCCAAGTTCCACGAAGCCACCGTTCTTTCTCGTACGCAGCTGACGCCCGGCATGGTGCGCGTCACTTTGGGCGGCGACGGTCTTGCCAAGTTCCAGCCCACCGGCGTCGGCGACGAGTATCTGCGTCTGTTCTTCCCCAATCCGGAAACCGGCAAACTGCATCTTCCGGTGATCACCGAAGAAGGCCGCTGGACCTATCCCGACGGACAGGACGCTGTGCGTTGCTCGACCTATACGGTGCGCCGCCACAGTTCCGAAACCGGCGAACTCGACATCGATTTCGTGGTGCATGAGGGCGGTCTCGCCAGCGAGTGGGCCCAAAAGGCAGCGCCCGGCGATAGCATTACAATCAACAATCCGCGTGGGCTTTATACCCCACCAGAAGATACCGTCTGGCAGTTGCTGATCGCCGATGCGACGGGCTTGCCGGCGCTGGCGCGGCTGCTGGAACAGACGCCAAAACACATCCAATCGCGTGTCTTTATCGAGGTTGCCGATGTCGATCATGAGCAGCCGCTGTTTGCCCATCCCGGCGCGACGGTGACCTGGCTGCACAAGAGCGGCAATGGTGTTGCCCCGAGCCGCATGGAAGAGGTCGTTCGGGCCGTTCCGCTGCCATCCACCCCCGGCTATGTCTGGGTGGCCGGTGAGCAGAAAGTGGTGCGCACCATTCGCAAGTTCGTCCGTCAGGACCTCAAGCTGCCACCAGAGCGCTACGAGCTGGTTGGCTATTGGACCGCCAATGGCGAAGAATGGGAAGCCAAGTGGGAAGCGCTCGATCCAGCGGTAAAGTCGGAAATCGACGCCGCCTGGGATTCCGATCGCGACCCCGAAGAAGTGCGCGACGAATATGAAGCCACCCTCGAAAAGTTCGGTCTCTGA